The following coding sequences are from one Collimonas arenae window:
- a CDS encoding 2-dehydro-3-deoxygalactonokinase has protein sequence MHPASQQTRLIALDWGTSSLRAYRLGTGGQTLEMRALPWGVMQLPETVAGAGEKDGFEAAFEQACGDWLQAAPATPVIAAGMVGSRQGWLEAPYLSVPIAVADIGGNLSIVRNRQGQLIHIVPGLIQNVLLPNVMRGEETQVVGVLSALGKQATLQDEILIGLPGTHSKWVQIRRTDAQAELTHFDTFMTGEVFAALCGHTILGRGMQTTENVHASATAFERGLRVPQTAAGRAGVLSTIFSTRTLGLTGELDGTGQREYLSGLLIGHEISALQDLLRQHERQPSRVILVGESALCERYASVLRAYGFARTDVMAQATERGLWQLALTAGLLKTV, from the coding sequence ATGCATCCAGCCTCGCAACAAACGCGCTTGATCGCCCTCGACTGGGGTACCTCATCGCTACGCGCATATCGGCTTGGGACAGGTGGACAAACCCTGGAAATGCGTGCGTTGCCGTGGGGCGTGATGCAATTGCCTGAAACCGTTGCTGGTGCCGGCGAAAAAGACGGTTTCGAGGCGGCCTTCGAGCAGGCTTGTGGCGACTGGCTGCAAGCCGCGCCAGCCACACCGGTGATCGCTGCGGGCATGGTCGGCAGCCGCCAGGGATGGCTTGAAGCTCCCTATTTGTCAGTGCCGATCGCTGTCGCAGACATCGGCGGCAACTTGAGCATCGTCCGCAATCGCCAAGGCCAGTTGATCCACATCGTGCCCGGCCTGATCCAGAATGTGTTGCTGCCGAACGTGATGCGCGGCGAAGAAACCCAGGTTGTCGGCGTCCTCAGTGCACTTGGCAAGCAGGCCACGCTACAGGATGAAATTCTGATCGGCTTGCCCGGTACGCATTCAAAATGGGTGCAGATCCGGCGCACAGACGCACAAGCCGAACTAACGCATTTCGACACCTTCATGACCGGCGAAGTATTTGCCGCGCTCTGCGGGCACACCATCCTCGGCCGCGGGATGCAAACAACGGAAAACGTACATGCCAGCGCCACCGCATTCGAGCGCGGCCTGCGGGTGCCGCAAACCGCCGCCGGCCGTGCCGGCGTACTATCGACCATATTCAGCACGCGCACGCTGGGATTGACTGGCGAACTGGATGGCACCGGCCAGCGCGAGTATCTGTCGGGGCTACTGATCGGCCACGAAATCTCGGCGTTGCAGGATCTGCTGCGACAGCATGAGCGACAGCCGTCGCGCGTCATCCTGGTCGGCGAGTCCGCTTTATGCGAGCGCTATGCAAGCGTGCTGCGCGCCTATGGCTTTGCGCGAACAGACGTCATGGCGCAGGCTACCGAACGTGGCTTGTGGCAGCTTGCGCTGACCGCCGGTTTGCTGAAGACAGTGTGA
- a CDS encoding IclR family transcriptional regulator, with amino-acid sequence MRKILDTLDSKAASTHTDDQATAAPSGTQTLTRGLAVLQAVAGGARDLKEIAKLLGTTRSTTHRLASCLVQERYLRFTPNAGYVLGPKLIELGFQARDEVSLAVVARPYLEQLAEQSGDTIHLALQDDDDVLYLDKIPGKKGLEMRSRVGHRMPIATTGVGKALMLGMDEEDWKSLYQKRSSATSVDTSRRLPKRSWSEFRDQMRQYAKGGYAFDLEDNEPSIRCVAAPIYDASHAIVAAISVSSTVPYMPLKRMQSLIAVVQAAAARISSELGAAR; translated from the coding sequence ATGCGCAAAATACTCGATACGCTCGACTCCAAGGCCGCCAGTACACATACCGATGACCAAGCTACGGCGGCGCCAAGCGGCACCCAGACGCTGACGCGCGGCTTGGCAGTGCTGCAGGCAGTCGCTGGCGGCGCGCGCGATTTGAAAGAAATCGCAAAACTGCTTGGAACCACGCGCAGTACTACGCATCGGCTCGCAAGCTGCCTGGTGCAGGAGCGTTATCTGCGGTTTACGCCGAATGCCGGTTATGTACTGGGGCCGAAATTGATCGAGCTGGGCTTCCAGGCGCGTGACGAAGTCTCGCTGGCAGTGGTAGCGCGGCCCTATCTGGAACAATTGGCGGAGCAGTCTGGCGACACCATACACCTGGCTTTGCAGGATGATGATGACGTGCTGTACCTGGATAAGATACCAGGTAAGAAAGGCTTGGAAATGCGCTCGCGCGTCGGCCATCGGATGCCGATTGCGACCACCGGCGTCGGCAAGGCCTTGATGTTGGGCATGGATGAGGAAGATTGGAAAAGCTTGTATCAGAAACGCAGTTCGGCTACCAGCGTCGATACCTCGCGGCGGCTGCCGAAGCGCAGCTGGAGCGAATTTCGCGACCAGATGCGGCAGTACGCCAAAGGTGGTTATGCTTTTGATCTGGAAGACAATGAACCGTCGATACGCTGCGTGGCGGCGCCAATCTACGATGCCAGTCACGCGATAGTGGCTGCGATCAGTGTCTCCAGCACCGTGCCGTATATGCCGCTCAAGCGGATGCAGTCGCTGATCGCGGTGGTGCAAGCCGCGGCGGCCCGCATTTCAAGCGAGCTCGGCGCGGCCCGTTAG